A stretch of Paludisphaera borealis DNA encodes these proteins:
- a CDS encoding NAD(P)/FAD-dependent oxidoreductase, which yields MKMSVKINNVRLELDDAEELLPSRIAARLKLNPDAVLGWRILRKSLDARRRDDLHFNYAMEVELPAEAADRAIAALGFDVQPYQADQFDWPEPGPRALEHRPVIVGAGPAGLIAGYMLALQGYRPLILERGRAVKDRVADVRGFDAGGAVDPESNYLFGEGGAGTFSDGKLTSRSGGPDVLRVLEILAECHAKPSIIYEHRPHLGSNRLPLIVRTLRRKLEDLGGEVRFSCRVEDLDLVDGRLRGVSTSSGYIAADAAVLAVGHSARDTYHMLLRRGVPIESKPFQFGVRIEQPQEQIDKARHGGRQGHPALGAADYIMSVRAGKCDLFTFCMCAGGFVMPSVSEPGYFATNGMSESRHDSPFSNSGLVVTIDPAESGSHPLAGVHFQQHYERAAYLAAGRSYGAPIQWVSDFLAGRPSRGKLPSSYTRGMTTTTDLGPLLPEKVALALVRGLPTMDRRLDRQFLKNATLTGPESRGSSPVRIPRDPVSRQSPTVAGLFPCGEGAGYAGGIISAAVDGLRTARAFVATYSASR from the coding sequence ATGAAAATGTCGGTCAAGATCAACAACGTTCGCCTCGAACTCGACGACGCCGAGGAGCTTCTGCCGTCGCGGATCGCCGCCCGGCTGAAGCTCAACCCCGACGCGGTTCTGGGCTGGCGGATTCTCCGCAAGAGCCTCGACGCGCGGCGTCGCGACGATCTCCATTTCAACTACGCGATGGAGGTCGAGCTGCCCGCCGAAGCCGCCGACCGCGCGATCGCCGCGCTGGGCTTCGACGTCCAGCCCTACCAGGCCGATCAATTCGACTGGCCCGAGCCGGGTCCTCGGGCGCTTGAGCATCGCCCGGTGATCGTCGGCGCGGGGCCCGCGGGCCTGATCGCCGGCTATATGCTCGCGCTGCAAGGCTACCGGCCGCTGATCCTCGAACGCGGTCGCGCCGTCAAGGACCGCGTCGCCGACGTTCGCGGCTTCGACGCCGGCGGAGCGGTCGACCCCGAGAGCAACTACCTGTTCGGCGAGGGGGGCGCCGGCACGTTCAGCGACGGCAAGCTGACCTCGCGGAGCGGCGGCCCCGACGTGCTTCGCGTCCTCGAAATCCTCGCCGAGTGCCACGCCAAGCCGTCGATCATCTACGAGCATCGCCCGCACCTGGGCTCGAACCGCCTCCCCCTCATCGTGCGGACGCTGCGGCGGAAGCTCGAAGACCTCGGCGGCGAGGTCCGGTTCTCGTGCCGGGTCGAAGACCTCGACCTCGTCGACGGCCGGCTGCGCGGCGTCTCGACCAGCTCGGGCTACATCGCGGCCGACGCCGCCGTCCTGGCCGTCGGCCACAGCGCCCGCGACACCTATCATATGCTGCTTCGCCGGGGCGTCCCGATCGAGTCCAAGCCGTTCCAGTTCGGCGTTCGCATCGAGCAGCCTCAAGAGCAGATCGACAAGGCGCGCCACGGCGGCCGCCAGGGTCATCCGGCCCTGGGCGCGGCCGACTACATCATGTCGGTCCGCGCCGGGAAGTGCGACCTGTTCACCTTCTGCATGTGCGCCGGCGGCTTCGTGATGCCGAGCGTCAGCGAGCCGGGCTATTTCGCCACCAATGGCATGAGCGAGAGCCGCCACGACTCGCCGTTTTCCAACAGCGGGCTGGTCGTCACGATCGACCCGGCCGAATCGGGCTCGCACCCACTCGCGGGGGTCCACTTTCAGCAGCATTACGAGCGCGCCGCGTACCTGGCCGCCGGCCGATCGTACGGGGCGCCGATCCAGTGGGTGAGCGACTTCCTCGCCGGCCGCCCGAGCCGGGGCAAGCTCCCTTCCAGCTACACGCGAGGCATGACGACGACCACCGACCTCGGCCCGTTGCTGCCCGAGAAGGTGGCCCTGGCCCTCGTCCGCGGCCTGCCGACCATGGACCGGCGGCTCGACCGCCAGTTCCTCAAGAACGCGACCCTGACCGGCCCGGAATCCCGGGGCAGCTCCCCGGTCCGCATCCCCCGCGACCCGGTCTCGCGCCAGAGCCCGACCGTCGCGGGCCTCTTCCCCTGTGGCGAGGGAGCGGGCTACGCGGGCGGCATCATCAGCGCCGCCGTCGACGGACTCCGCACCGCGCGGGCCTTCGTCGCGACCTACTCGGCCTCCCGATAA
- a CDS encoding SpoIIE family protein phosphatase gives MAFLKRANGATAGQIIELKSERTVIGRSPEHCHIVLDPNGVSRKHAEIYRKGEDFFVCDLKSRNMTKVNNAKLIPGSDHQLVPGDRINICDVEFVFYVKPPSDSAADESEVVIVADGDQYDVPPLHTLDASRSSAVASMVKPEVKLKAILEITRNLSTELTIDHVAPRVLDSLMELFPQAERLFLVLVDPETKRLVRKASKHRPGRGRTNFHPTAPADEAPMMMSRSLLNHVLGQKKAVLSQDASTDKNLPTSASIADLKIRSVMCVPMLTPDGQAVGIIQLDTSDRKQFHQEDLDVLAAVAGQAAISIQNAKLHESLLERERIDRDLKLAEQVQKRFLPQSVPQIPGYEFFAHYEPAYEVGGDYYDFVQLSGDRCAIALGDVSGKGVSAALMMAKFSGDTRYCILTENTPSAAADELNHLLFSAGIEEKFITLSLSVLDVNRKTLSLASAGHLPILIRRASGKIEEVGEEVAGFPLGIMPGADYKELEVELAPGDVVTVYSDGVTDARNLSEELYDSRDNRRLLRRIAETSGGPVAVGKAILQEVREYSSGHVQVDDITLICFGPSAH, from the coding sequence ATGGCTTTCCTGAAACGCGCCAACGGCGCCACCGCGGGACAGATCATCGAGCTGAAAAGCGAACGGACCGTGATCGGTCGATCGCCTGAGCACTGCCATATCGTTCTGGACCCGAACGGAGTCAGCCGCAAGCACGCCGAGATCTATCGCAAGGGAGAGGATTTCTTCGTCTGCGACCTGAAGTCGCGGAACATGACCAAGGTCAATAACGCGAAGCTCATCCCAGGCAGCGACCACCAACTCGTCCCCGGCGATCGAATCAACATCTGCGACGTCGAGTTCGTCTTCTACGTCAAGCCTCCCAGCGACTCGGCGGCCGACGAGAGCGAGGTCGTGATCGTGGCCGACGGCGATCAGTACGACGTCCCCCCGTTGCACACGCTCGACGCTTCGCGCTCGAGCGCCGTCGCCAGCATGGTCAAGCCCGAGGTCAAGCTGAAGGCGATCCTCGAAATCACCCGCAACCTCTCGACCGAGCTGACGATCGACCACGTCGCGCCGCGGGTCCTCGATTCGTTGATGGAGTTGTTCCCGCAGGCGGAGCGGCTGTTCCTGGTCCTCGTCGATCCCGAGACCAAGCGGCTGGTGCGCAAGGCTTCCAAGCACCGGCCCGGCCGGGGCCGCACCAACTTCCATCCGACGGCACCCGCCGACGAAGCGCCCATGATGATGAGCCGGTCGCTGCTCAACCACGTGCTCGGCCAGAAGAAGGCCGTGCTCAGCCAGGACGCGAGCACCGACAAAAATCTGCCCACCAGCGCGTCGATCGCCGATCTCAAGATCCGATCGGTGATGTGCGTGCCGATGCTCACGCCCGACGGCCAGGCGGTGGGGATCATCCAGCTCGACACCAGCGACCGCAAGCAGTTCCACCAGGAAGACCTCGACGTCCTCGCCGCCGTCGCCGGCCAGGCGGCGATCTCGATCCAGAACGCCAAGCTCCACGAGTCGTTGCTCGAACGCGAGCGGATCGACCGCGACCTGAAGCTGGCGGAACAGGTGCAGAAGCGGTTTCTGCCGCAATCGGTGCCGCAGATTCCGGGCTACGAGTTCTTCGCCCACTATGAGCCGGCCTACGAGGTCGGCGGCGACTACTACGACTTCGTCCAGCTTTCCGGCGACCGCTGCGCGATCGCGCTGGGCGACGTTTCGGGCAAGGGGGTTTCGGCCGCGCTCATGATGGCCAAGTTCTCGGGCGACACGCGGTACTGCATTCTCACCGAGAACACCCCCTCGGCGGCGGCCGACGAGCTCAACCACCTGCTCTTCTCCGCGGGCATCGAGGAGAAGTTCATCACCCTGAGCCTGAGCGTCCTCGACGTCAACCGGAAGACGTTGTCGCTAGCCTCGGCCGGGCACCTGCCGATCCTGATCCGCCGCGCCAGCGGCAAGATCGAGGAAGTCGGCGAGGAGGTGGCCGGCTTCCCGCTGGGGATCATGCCGGGGGCCGACTACAAGGAGCTTGAAGTCGAGCTTGCGCCGGGCGACGTGGTCACGGTCTACTCCGACGGCGTCACCGACGCCCGCAACCTGAGTGAAGAGCTGTACGACAGCCGCGACAACCGGCGCCTGTTGCGGCGGATCGCCGAGACGTCGGGCGGCCCGGTGGCCGTCGGCAAGGCGATCCTCCAGGAAGTTCGCGAATACTCGTCGGGCCACGTCCAGGTCGACGACATCACCCTGATCTGCTTCGGTCCCTCGGCTCACTAA
- a CDS encoding protein kinase domain-containing protein, producing MKAEPERAKTEETMPWSDASGVEERDLTGRVLGDFQVERFIGRGGMGEVYLAKQVSLNRHVAVKVLLPEWVSRPAYLSRFGIEATAVAKLNHANIVQVYTLGCVDDIHFIAMEYVQGTNLREYLLKKGSLDLPLALSIMRQAGHAIGAAGEVGLIHRDIKPENLLLTRKGRIKVADFGLCRDMDSDRHHVTQHGTTMGTPLYMSPEQAQGHAMDHRSDLYSLGVTFYHMIVGEPPFRAESTVALALKHVREQAPSMRVRRPEVPIELDRLVLKLMAKKPDDRYQSAAEMLVDLAKIRALLQPVASGLMGDITGIAATQEQYEFESRPSTEPRGSKLLSASSKLLSGPLRLALNDHTWFRPGVLGLIAACGLAIGGLLGWQSRSREDAEAQRQAASLPPALGIGPRWASIPKMDNPEAQYRYAQLTAPPRELAAAWLAVPGYFPRSEWTSPAYLQLGRVLYRERDGDRVAALAREINGWKSRQTRDEELVETLETGEVLLKRDLDGVIERVSRIANRTDRPVSDPGLIDFCVEIVTDALKLVSQPGTTGQAVLRPKLTGLQVRLLILLDRVRSLDLAVR from the coding sequence ATGAAAGCCGAACCCGAACGGGCCAAGACAGAGGAAACCATGCCCTGGTCCGACGCGTCTGGAGTAGAAGAGCGCGACCTGACCGGTCGGGTCCTGGGCGATTTCCAGGTTGAGCGGTTCATCGGCCGGGGGGGAATGGGCGAGGTCTACCTGGCCAAGCAGGTCAGCCTCAACCGGCACGTCGCGGTCAAGGTCTTGCTTCCCGAATGGGTTTCGCGTCCCGCCTATTTAAGTCGATTCGGGATCGAAGCCACGGCGGTGGCCAAGCTGAACCACGCTAATATCGTGCAGGTCTACACGCTCGGCTGCGTCGACGACATCCATTTCATCGCGATGGAGTACGTGCAGGGGACGAATCTGCGCGAGTACTTGCTCAAGAAAGGTTCGCTCGACCTGCCGCTGGCGTTGTCGATCATGCGGCAGGCGGGCCATGCGATCGGCGCGGCCGGCGAGGTCGGCCTGATTCACCGCGACATCAAGCCCGAGAATTTGCTGCTGACTCGCAAGGGGCGGATCAAGGTGGCCGATTTCGGCCTCTGTCGCGACATGGACTCGGACCGCCATCACGTGACCCAGCACGGTACGACCATGGGGACGCCGTTGTACATGAGCCCCGAGCAGGCCCAGGGGCATGCGATGGACCATCGCAGCGACCTCTATTCGCTGGGGGTCACCTTCTACCACATGATCGTCGGCGAGCCCCCGTTTCGAGCCGAATCGACCGTGGCGCTGGCGCTCAAGCATGTTCGCGAGCAGGCGCCGAGCATGCGCGTCCGTCGCCCCGAGGTTCCGATCGAGCTCGATCGCCTGGTGCTCAAGTTGATGGCGAAGAAGCCCGACGACCGATACCAGTCGGCCGCGGAGATGCTCGTCGACCTCGCCAAGATCCGGGCGTTGTTGCAACCCGTCGCCAGTGGGCTGATGGGCGACATCACCGGGATCGCCGCGACCCAGGAACAGTACGAGTTTGAAAGCCGGCCGTCGACGGAGCCCCGGGGGTCGAAACTCCTGAGCGCTTCATCGAAGCTGCTGAGTGGTCCCTTGCGCCTGGCCCTCAACGATCATACCTGGTTCCGTCCGGGGGTTCTGGGGCTCATCGCCGCGTGCGGCCTGGCGATCGGCGGCCTGCTAGGATGGCAGTCTCGTTCGCGGGAAGACGCCGAGGCTCAGCGGCAGGCGGCCTCGCTTCCGCCCGCGCTGGGAATCGGACCGCGGTGGGCGTCGATCCCCAAGATGGATAACCCCGAGGCGCAGTATCGCTACGCCCAGTTGACGGCCCCCCCGCGAGAACTCGCGGCGGCCTGGCTGGCGGTCCCCGGCTACTTCCCGAGATCGGAATGGACCTCGCCCGCCTATCTTCAACTCGGTCGAGTATTGTATCGTGAACGAGACGGCGATCGGGTTGCGGCCCTGGCTCGCGAGATCAACGGCTGGAAGTCCAGGCAGACGCGCGACGAGGAGCTGGTCGAGACCTTGGAAACCGGCGAGGTCTTGTTGAAGCGCGATCTCGACGGCGTGATCGAGCGGGTCAGCCGGATCGCCAACCGGACCGATCGGCCGGTGTCCGATCCGGGACTTATCGATTTTTGCGTCGAGATCGTCACGGACGCGCTGAAGCTCGTCTCGCAGCCGGGCACGACGGGCCAGGCGGTGCTTCGTCCCAAGTTGACGGGGCTTCAGGTTCGTCTGCTGATTTTGCTCGATCGCGTGCGTTCACTCGATCTTGCCGTCCGATAG